The following nucleotide sequence is from Pseudomonas putida S13.1.2.
GATCCACCGGCACGTCGTCGGCCAGGCCGTTGCCACGCAGGGCCATGCGCCAGAAGGGCGGGGCCATGATGTTTTCCATGTGCCGGGCGGTGACCACCTCGTCGCCGGTGACGGTGGTGACTGGCGGCGCCTCGTCGATTTCCTTCTGGCCGATGCTGGAGGCATGCACGTAGGTTTCGTGGGTGAGGTCCATCAGGTTGTCGATCATCAGCCGGTAGTCACAACCAATGTGGAACAGCCCGCCGCCGTACGCCCACTCATCATTCACCGCCCATTCCAGATGCGGGATCAGCGCCGGGTCGGCCTGCGCCTGGTCGCCGGGCCATACCCAAATGAAGCCATAACGCTCGACAGCCGCAAAGGTCTTGTTGCAGGGAAAGCCACGCACCCGCTGGCCCGGCATCGAGACGGTCTTGCCGTCGCAACCCATGACCAGGCCGTGGTAGCCACACACCAGGTTGCCATCCTCGACATAGCCCAACGACAACGGCGCGCCACGGTGAGGGCAGAAGTCCTCGACGGCGGCGACTTTGTTCTCTTGGGCGCGGTAGAACACGATCTTCTCGCCGCAGATCTGCCGGCCAAGGGGCTTGGTGGCTATCTCGTCGGGGGTGCACGCGACGTACCAGGTGTTTTTGGGGTACATGGGAGGCTCTCCAGGGTTTTGTTTTTATTTAATGGATCCATTAGAGCCATGATGAAGACTTGCGGTCAATATCATCTGCCGGTTTATGGTGGGTTCTGTGCGATTATCGGACTTATATGGATCCATTAACTTCATGGCGTAAGAGACAACCGTAGGAGGGGGCGGGGGTGGATGGCTGCGTACCACTGCGGCTCGGACCTGCTATTACTAAGCAGACGCATCCCATAAAGGCCCGTCGATGCTCGCCATCGAACAGCTCCACAAATCATTCCCCACCCCGCAAGGCCCGCTCCCCGTTCTGCAGGGCGTGGACCTGCGCCTGGCGCGCGGTAGCAGCCTGGCGCTGATGGGCGAGTCGGGCAGCGGCAAGAGCACGTTGCTGCACTTGATTGCCGGCCTGGACCGTGCCGACAGCGGCCGCATCCTGATCGATGGCGTCCCGCTCGACGGCCGTTCGGAGGCGTCGCTGGCGCAGTGGCGACGGGAGGGCATTGGCCTGGTGTTCCAGCAATACAACCTGATCAGCAGCCTGGACGTGGCGGCGAACCTGGCCTTTCAGGCCAGGCTGGCTGGCAGGCATGACCCACAATGGGTGGCTTACCTGGCAGAGCAGTTGGGCTTGGCAGGTTTGCTGGCGCGCTACCCTGAGCAGTTGTCCGGTGGCCAGCAGCAACGGGTCGCCATCGGCCGCGCCTTGGCTGGGCGCCCGGCCTGGCTGCTGGCCGATGAACCCACCGGCAGCCTTGACGAAGCCAGCAGTGATGAGGTGCTGAGCCTGTTGCTGCAACTGGTCGCCGAGGCCGGCAGCGGTGTGTTGATGGTGACCCACAGCCCCCGGCTGGCGGCACGCTTGCAGCGGCGTTGCCAGCTGCAGGCCGGTCGCGTTCAGCCAGAGTTGGGGTGATGAGGCTTTTGTCGCTGGCCCTGTTGGCGTTGTTCAGCCATTGGCGGCGTCATCGTGTGCAGTTTTTCAGCATCTTCACCGGGTTGTGGCTGGCCACGGCGCTGTGGACGGGCGTGCAGGCGCTGAACAGCCAGGCACGCAGCGACTACGCCCGGGCCAGTGCCGTGCTGGCCGGGCCGCTGCAGGCGCAGCTAGTGCCGCGCAACGGTGAGCGCTTCGACCAAGGGCTTTACGTGCAATTGCGCAAGCAGGGTTGGCCAGTAACGCCCGTGCTGGAAGGGCGCTTGCGCTTGCCTGGGGAGCCCGCGCGCAGCGTGCGCCTGCTGGGCATCGACCCTTTGAGCCTGCCGCCGGCCAGCAGCATTGCCGGTGTGCAGCCGCAAGCATTCGATGTGCAGGCGTTCATCGGCACGCCCGGGCAAGCGTGGGCCGGGCCAGACACCTTGCGGCAACTGGGCGCAGAGCTTGGGGCCGCGGTGCGCGACAGCGAAGGGCAATTGCTACCCCCCATGATCCTGCAGCCTGCATTGGCGCCCGGCGTGATCGTGGTCGATATCGGCCATGCCCAGCGGTTGCTGCACGCGCCTGGGCAGTTGTCGCGATTGCTGGTGGCCGGCAAGCCAGGGCCGCTGCCTGCTGATATTGCGGTTTACCTCGAACTGCAACCGCAACAGGACGACGGCGGGTTGCAGCGGCTGACTGAGAGCTTTCACCTCAACCTGACTGCACTCGGCCTCCTGGCGTTCGTCGTAGGCCTGTTTATCGCCCATGCCGCAATCGGTCTGGCGCTAGAACAGCGGCGTGGATTGATCCGGAATCTGCGCGCCTGTGGCGTCAGCTTGAACACCCTGCTGTGTGCCTTGATGCTGGAGCTGGGTCTGTTCGCCGTCCTGGGCGGGCTGGCCGGCGTGGCCAGCGGGTATGTGCTGGCCGCGTGGTTGTTGCCCGATGTGGCAGCCAGTTTGCGCGGCCTGTACGGCGCCCAAGTTGCCGGTACCCTGAGCCTGCCCGCGTGGTGGTGGCTGCTGGGGGTGCTTGTGAGTGTGTTGGGGGCATTGCTGGCAGGGCTGGGCAGCGTGTTGCGTGCAGCCCGGTTGCCATTGCTGGCGTTGGCGCAGCCTCAGGCTTGGCGGCTGGCGCAGGGGCCATGGTTGAGGCGCCAGGCTTGCATAGCGGGGGTTCTGTTGCTGCTGGCCTTGGGCTGTGGCGTGCTGGGTAACCGCCTGGCCAGCGCGTTTGCCATGCTGGCTGGGCTGTTGCTGGCGGCGGCGCTGTTGTTGCCGGCCTTGCTCGACCGGGCTCTGGCCTTGCTGACGCGGTATTGCCGGCGACCTTTGGCGCAATGGTTCGTCGCCGATAGCCGCCAGCAACTGCCGGCACTGAGTTTGGCGCTGATGGCACTGTTGTTGGCGCTGGCTGCCAGTGTCGGGGTGGGCAGCATGACCGAGGGCTTTCGCAAGACCTTTGTCGGCTGGCTGGACCTGCGCCTGTCTGCCGACCTGTACGTCACCCCTCGGGATACCGCCCAAGGTCTGGAGATTGCGCAGTGGCTAGGGCAGCA
It contains:
- a CDS encoding aromatic ring-hydroxylating oxygenase subunit alpha; amino-acid sequence: MYPKNTWYVACTPDEIATKPLGRQICGEKIVFYRAQENKVAAVEDFCPHRGAPLSLGYVEDGNLVCGYHGLVMGCDGKTVSMPGQRVRGFPCNKTFAAVERYGFIWVWPGDQAQADPALIPHLEWAVNDEWAYGGGLFHIGCDYRLMIDNLMDLTHETYVHASSIGQKEIDEAPPVTTVTGDEVVTARHMENIMAPPFWRMALRGNGLADDVPVDRWQICRFTPPSHVLIEVGVAHAGKGGYHAEAQHKASSIVVDFITPETDTSIWYFWGMARNFAAHDQALTDNIREGQGKIFSEDLEMLERQQQNLLAYPERNLLKLNIDAGGVQSRKVLERIIAKERAPQPQLIATSATPA
- a CDS encoding ABC transporter ATP-binding protein produces the protein MLAIEQLHKSFPTPQGPLPVLQGVDLRLARGSSLALMGESGSGKSTLLHLIAGLDRADSGRILIDGVPLDGRSEASLAQWRREGIGLVFQQYNLISSLDVAANLAFQARLAGRHDPQWVAYLAEQLGLAGLLARYPEQLSGGQQQRVAIGRALAGRPAWLLADEPTGSLDEASSDEVLSLLLQLVAEAGSGVLMVTHSPRLAARLQRRCQLQAGRVQPELG
- a CDS encoding FtsX-like permease family protein; this encodes MRLLSLALLALFSHWRRHRVQFFSIFTGLWLATALWTGVQALNSQARSDYARASAVLAGPLQAQLVPRNGERFDQGLYVQLRKQGWPVTPVLEGRLRLPGEPARSVRLLGIDPLSLPPASSIAGVQPQAFDVQAFIGTPGQAWAGPDTLRQLGAELGAAVRDSEGQLLPPMILQPALAPGVIVVDIGHAQRLLHAPGQLSRLLVAGKPGPLPADIAVYLELQPQQDDGGLQRLTESFHLNLTALGLLAFVVGLFIAHAAIGLALEQRRGLIRNLRACGVSLNTLLCALMLELGLFAVLGGLAGVASGYVLAAWLLPDVAASLRGLYGAQVAGTLSLPAWWWLLGVLVSVLGALLAGLGSVLRAARLPLLALAQPQAWRLAQGPWLRRQACIAGVLLLLALGCGVLGNRLASAFAMLAGLLLAAALLLPALLDRALALLTRYCRRPLAQWFVADSRQQLPALSLALMALLLALAASVGVGSMTEGFRKTFVGWLDLRLSADLYVTPRDTAQGLEIAQWLGQQSAASVVLPGWRVETQLQGWPVQLQGIVDHPAYLKRWPLLQQQPHAWVALASGQGVMLSEQLARRLKLQLGDRLALPSKAMTVVGIYADYGNPKGHVLVNAGWLRMQWPQAALTGLSVDLPAEQVLAIKAALQQRFALDDSRVVEQARLKRWSTEVFNRTFAATAALNSLTLGVAGVALFINLLTLGQTRLSQLAPLWALGVQRRQLVWLSLGQTLMLSSFTVLLAIPLGVLLAWCLVAVVNVQAFGWRLPLYVFPVQLLQLAALGLFTSLLASAWPLWQLARRQPRELLRPFADEA